The following are encoded together in the Equus quagga isolate Etosha38 chromosome 1, UCLA_HA_Equagga_1.0, whole genome shotgun sequence genome:
- the LOC124249857 gene encoding beta-lactoglobulin-2 has protein sequence MKCLLLALGLSLMCGNQATDIPQTMQDLDLQEVAGKWHSVAMVASDISLLDSESAPLRVYVEELRPTPEGNLEIILREGANHVCVERNIVAQKTEDPAVFTVNYQGERKISVLDTDYAHYMFFCVGPPLPSAEHGTVCQYLARTQKVDEEVMEKFSRALQPLPGHVQIIQDPSGGQGRHLSPMVASQEAGGGQVEGAEPLRAMRFLGELRPVRLIGPMHTEGEPLSIADPQVHMARSEAEVDMDPGWFSSTSRL, from the exons ATGAAGTGCCTCCTGCTTGCCCTGGGCTTGTCCCTCATGTGTGGCAACCAGGCCACCGACATCCCCCAGACGATGCAGGATCTGGACCTCCAGGAG GTGGCAGGGAAGTGGCACTCTGTGGCCATGGTGGCCAGCGACATCTCCCTCCTGGACTCCGAGAGTGCCCCTCTGAGAGTGTACGTCGAGGAGCTGAGGCCCACCCCCGAGGGCAACCTGGAGATCATCCTGCGCGAAGG GGCAAACCACGTATGTGTTGAGAGGAACATTGTGGCCCAGAAGACTGAGGACCCAGCTGTGTTCACGGTCAACT ATCAAGGGGAGAGAAAGATTTCCGTGCTGGACACAGACTACGCCCACTACATGTTCTTCTGTGTGGGGCCCCCCCTGCCCAGCGCTGAGCACGGCACGGTGTGCCAGTACCTGG CCAGGACCCAGAAGGTCGACGAGGAGGTCATGGAGAAATTCAGCAgagccctccagcctctgccaggGCACGTCCAGATCATCCAGGACCCGAGCGGGGGACAGG GGCGGCATCTTTCTCCCATGGTGGCCTCCCAGGAGGCGGGTGGCGGGCAGGTGGAGGGTGCAGAGCCCCTGAG aGCGATGCGGTTTCTAGGCGAGCTCCGGCCCGTCCGCCTCATCGG CCCCATGCACACAGAGGGAGAGCCCCTGAGCATTGCAGACCCCCAGGTCCACATGGCCCGGTCAGAGGCAGAGGTGGACATGGACCCGGGCTGGTTCAGCTCCACATCCCGGCTCTAA
- the PAEP gene encoding glycodelin codes for MSHGDSGNRMAGAWTVLVRGPSPASLLYRAPSLCLGLHTLQSSECTHSAAMKCLLLALGLALMCGIQATNIPQTMQDLDLQEVAGKWHSVAMAASDISLLDSESAPLRVYIEKLRPTPEDNLEIILREGENKGCAEKKIFAEKTESPAEFKINYLDEDTVFALDTDYKNYLFLCMKNAATPGQSLVCQYLARTQMVDEEIMEKFRRALQPLPGRVQIIPDLTRMAERCRI; via the exons ATGAGTCACGGGGATTCCGGGAACCGCATGGCGGGGGCCTGGACAGTGCTGGTGCGtggcccctctccagcctccctcctaTATAGGGCGCCGAGCCTGTGCCTCGGCCTCCACACTCTCCAGAGCTCAGAGTGCACCCACAGCGCAGCCATGAAGTGCCTCCTGCTTGCCCTGGGCTTGGCCCTCATGTGTGGCATCCAGGCCACCAACATCCCCCAGACGATGCAGGACCTGGACCTCCAGGAG GTGGCAGGGAAGTGGCACTCCGTGGCCATGGCGGCCAGCGACATCTCCCTCCTGGACTCCGAGAGTGCCCCTCTGAGAGTGTACATCGAGAAGCTGAGGCCCACCCCCGAGGACAACCTGGAGATCATCCTGCGTGAAGG GGAGAACAAAGGGTGTGCTGAGAAGAAGATCTTTGCAGAAAAGACTGAGAGCCCAGCGGAGTTCAAGATCAACT ACCTGGATGAGGACACAGTCTTTGCGCTCGACACTGACTACAAGAACTACCTGTTCCTCTGCATGAAGAACGCGGCCACACCCGGGCAGAGCCTGGTCTGCCAGTACCTGG ccagGACCCAGATGGTCGATGAGGAGATCATGGAGAAATTCCGCAGAgctctccagcctctgcctgggcGTGTCCAGATCATCCCGGACCTGACCCGGATGGCAG aGCGGTGCCGCATCTAG